The following are encoded in a window of Methanofastidiosum sp. genomic DNA:
- a CDS encoding pyruvate/oxaloacetate carboxyltransferase: MSKVKITDTTLRDAHQSLIATRLGTEDMLEIVGEMDKVGFHSFEMWGGATFDSAIRYLNEDPWERITKLKEEAPKTPFQMLLRGQNLVGYKHYPDDIVHKFVEASFNRGIDIFRIFDALNDIRNMEVPIEAIKNVGGHAQGALSYTISPVHTIDYYIKVAEEMVALEIDSICIKDMAGLINPMDAFNLVKSLKENFDLPVCLHSHCTSGMAPTSYFKAIEAGVDIIDTAIGPFSFGTSQPGVETMYAMLENTEYKSDIDIERVFKIANYFKKLIDKYKELLSPASLTVNTQILHFQIPGGMMSNLVSQLKEQNAGDRLEDILLEVPKVRAELGYPPLVTPLSQIVGAQATLNVLSGQRYKLIPNEVKNYVKGLYGRPAAPIDKDIQKIVIGDEKVSYEKSPELKKPSYQKFKDEIKDKIEKEEDVLSYALFPEIALTFFEKRKNHVAKPKVEQKEIEKAAPKEITKTQPSTQQSQDNGGFSLRAPLPGAVLKIVGEIGKPVKKDSVVFIISAMKMENEIVSPTSGILQKVYVKEGDIVKTGDVLATIA, encoded by the coding sequence ATGTCAAAGGTCAAAATAACAGATACAACATTGAGGGATGCCCATCAGTCCCTTATAGCCACAAGGCTTGGAACTGAGGATATGCTAGAGATTGTTGGCGAAATGGATAAGGTAGGTTTCCATTCATTTGAGATGTGGGGCGGGGCAACTTTTGACTCTGCCATAAGATATCTAAATGAAGACCCGTGGGAGAGAATTACGAAGTTAAAGGAAGAAGCGCCTAAAACACCTTTTCAGATGCTTTTGAGGGGGCAGAACTTAGTTGGGTACAAACACTACCCTGACGATATTGTCCATAAATTTGTTGAGGCCTCGTTTAATAGAGGAATTGATATATTCAGGATATTTGATGCCCTTAACGACATCAGAAACATGGAAGTTCCAATTGAGGCTATTAAAAATGTTGGTGGTCATGCGCAGGGGGCACTAAGCTACACAATTAGTCCTGTTCACACAATTGATTATTACATTAAGGTCGCCGAAGAGATGGTTGCCTTAGAAATTGATTCTATCTGTATCAAAGATATGGCGGGATTGATAAATCCAATGGACGCATTTAACCTTGTCAAATCACTTAAAGAAAATTTTGACTTGCCTGTGTGTTTACATTCACATTGCACAAGTGGTATGGCCCCAACAAGTTACTTCAAAGCAATAGAAGCTGGGGTCGATATAATTGATACCGCGATAGGGCCTTTCTCTTTTGGAACAAGCCAGCCTGGTGTAGAAACTATGTATGCAATGCTTGAAAACACTGAGTATAAATCAGATATAGATATCGAAAGGGTATTCAAAATTGCAAACTATTTCAAAAAACTTATAGATAAATACAAAGAATTATTGAGTCCAGCATCCCTTACTGTTAATACCCAGATTCTTCATTTCCAGATACCCGGAGGTATGATGTCAAATCTCGTGTCCCAGCTTAAGGAACAAAATGCGGGGGACAGGCTTGAAGACATTCTTCTTGAAGTCCCAAAGGTGAGAGCAGAATTAGGATACCCACCACTTGTTACTCCACTTAGTCAGATAGTTGGAGCCCAAGCTACATTGAACGTCCTTTCTGGTCAGAGGTACAAATTGATCCCAAATGAGGTTAAGAACTATGTTAAGGGATTATATGGAAGACCCGCAGCGCCTATTGATAAAGATATCCAAAAAATCGTAATTGGTGACGAAAAAGTTTCTTATGAAAAATCACCAGAATTAAAAAAACCTTCCTATCAAAAGTTCAAGGACGAAATAAAAGACAAAATCGAGAAGGAAGAGGATGTACTATCATATGCTCTTTTCCCGGAGATTGCACTTACTTTCTTTGAGAAAAGGAAAAACCATGTGGCTAAACCTAAGGTGGAGCAAAAAGAGATTGAGAAGGCAGCGCCAAAAGAAATCACAAAAACACAACCAAGTACTCAACAATCACAAGATAATGGTGGCTTTTCTTTGAGAGCTCCTTTGCCAGGAGCGGTCTTAAAGATAGTTGGTGAGATAGGAAAGCCTGTCAAAAAAGATTCAGTTGTTTTCATAATATCTGCAATGAAGATGGAAAATGAAATTGTTTCGCCGACATCTGGGATCTTGCAAAAGGTCTACGTAAAAGAAGGAGATATTGTAAAGACCGGAGATGTTCTAGCCACTATTGCTTAG
- a CDS encoding coenzyme F420-0:L-glutamate ligase: MTDEIRIIPVLGVPLIKEKDNLAKIISENIKLEDNDIVVICETIVSKSQDRVIDIKKIKPCDKAIELGKKTGKDPRLVQLILDESKEVLKVGDTVIVVETKDGNICASAGIDVSNVCGDESIVGLLPRDPDHEAEKIRVSLKKMTGKEVAVIISDTQGRPFRSGAIGIAIGISGMNPLWKRAGEKDLYGYELKSSIISTADEVASAASLLMGQANEGIPVVVIRGARYLKGEGSSKELLREKEKDLFRT, translated from the coding sequence CTGACAGATGAAATAAGGATAATCCCAGTTTTAGGTGTACCTTTAATAAAAGAAAAAGACAATCTTGCCAAAATTATTTCTGAAAATATTAAACTAGAAGACAACGATATTGTAGTCATATGTGAAACTATTGTGTCTAAATCACAGGACAGAGTAATAGATATTAAAAAAATAAAACCTTGTGATAAGGCCATTGAGCTCGGCAAAAAAACAGGGAAAGATCCAAGATTAGTACAACTTATTCTCGATGAATCCAAGGAAGTTCTAAAGGTAGGAGATACCGTTATTGTAGTTGAAACAAAAGATGGGAATATATGCGCAAGTGCCGGTATAGATGTGTCAAATGTCTGTGGTGATGAATCCATAGTTGGTCTTCTGCCAAGAGATCCAGACCACGAAGCAGAAAAGATTAGAGTATCATTAAAAAAAATGACAGGCAAAGAAGTGGCTGTTATCATATCTGATACTCAAGGGAGGCCTTTTAGGAGTGGTGCCATTGGGATTGCAATTGGAATTTCAGGTATGAACCCCTTGTGGAAAAGGGCCGGTGAAAAGGATCTATATGGTTATGAGTTAAAATCTTCCATAATATCAACTGCAGACGAAGTGGCTTCTGCAGCGTCCCTTCTCATGGGGCAAGCTAATGAGGGCATCCCTGTTGTTGTTATTAGGGGTGCTAGATATCTAAAAGGCGAAGGCTCTTCAAAAGAGCTTTTGAGAGAAAAAGAAAAAGATTTGTTTAGAACTTAA